A single window of Malus sylvestris chromosome 5, drMalSylv7.2, whole genome shotgun sequence DNA harbors:
- the LOC126623867 gene encoding 26S proteasome non-ATPase regulatory subunit 4 homolog isoform X2, with product MVLEATMICVDNSEWMRNGDYSPSRLQAQADAINLICGAKTQANPENTVGVLTMAGKGVRVLATPTSDLGRILACMHGLEMGGEMNIAAAIQVAQLALKHRQNKNQQQRIIVFAGSPVKFEKKLLESIGKKLKKNSVALDIVDFGEEDDGKPEKLEALLSAVNNNESSHIVHVPPGPNALSDVLISTPVFTGDGEGGSGFAVAAAAATAAANGGSGYDFGVDPNIDPELALALRVSMEEERARQEAAAKRASEEAGGKGGEPSSKSEDATMTDQANVSSPNEDKKHTDNMVDENDLLKEALAMSMNVSGTGHSAGDTEMSEATSADQELALALQMSMQESAGEPSSQTDASKVLEDQSFISSILESLPGVDPNDPSVKDLLASLKNQSEKDKEEPSNKDK from the exons ATGGTTCTCGAG GCGACTATGATCTGCGTCGACAATTCCGAATGGATGCGAAATGGCGATTACTCTCCCTCCCGATTGCAGGCTCAAGCTGACGCCATTAATCTCATCTGTGGTGCCAAAACCCag GCTAATCCGGAGAATACAGTTGGGGTATTGACAATGGCGGGCAAAGGGGTTCGGGTTTTGGCTACTCCAACCTCTGATCTTGGCAGGATTTTGGCTTGCATGCATG GTCTGGAGATGGGAGGTGAGATGAACATAGCAGCTGCAATCCAGGTAGCACAGCTGGCTCTTAAGCATCgtcaaaacaaaaatcaacaaCAGCGGATTATTGTTTTTGCTGGAAG TCCTGTTAAATTTGAAAAGAAGTTGTTGGAATCGATAGGgaagaaattgaaaaagaacAGTGTTGCTCTTGACATTGTTGATTTTGGTGAAGAGGATGATGGGAAGCCAGAGAAGCTGGAGGCCCTTCTGTCTGCTGTTAATAATAATGAAAGCAGTCATATAGTACACGTCCCTCCTGGTCCAAATGCTCTCTCGGATGTTCTTATAAG TACACCTGTATTTACTGGTGACGGAGAAGGAGGAAGTGGTTTTGCAGTGGCGGCGGCAGCAGCAACTGCTGCTGCTAATGGTGGCTCTGGGTATGACTTTGGAGTTGATCCCAACATTGATCCTGAGCTGGCTCTCGCCCTTAGAGTTTCTATGGAAGAGGAAAGGGCTAGGCAAGAAGCTGCTGCCAAAAGAGCTTCTGAAGAAGCTGGTGGGAAAGGAGGGGAACCGTCATCCAAATCAGAAGATGCAACCATGACAGATCAAGCTAATGTTTCTTCTCCCAATGAGGATAAGAAACATACTGATAATATG GTTGATGAGAATGACTTGCTGAAGGAGGCTCTTGCAATGTCAATGAATGTCTCTGGAACTGGTCATTCAGCAGGTGATACTGAGATGTCCGAAGCAACTAGTGCGGATCAGGAGTTGGCATTAG CTCTTCAAATGTCGATGCAGGAAAGTGCAGGAGAGCCATCCTCCCAGACCGATGCGAGCAAGGTGTTGGAGGATCAGTCTTTTATATCATCTATCCTTGAATCT CTTCCAGGAGTTGACCCCAACGATCCTTCAGTGAAAGATCTTCTTGCATCTCTGAAGAATCAGTCTGAG AAGGACAAAGAAGAACCATCGAACAAGGACAAATGA
- the LOC126623867 gene encoding 26S proteasome non-ATPase regulatory subunit 4 homolog isoform X1: MVLEATMICVDNSEWMRNGDYSPSRLQAQADAINLICGAKTQANPENTVGVLTMAGKGVRVLATPTSDLGRILACMHGLEMGGEMNIAAAIQVAQLALKHRQNKNQQQRIIVFAGSPVKFEKKLLESIGKKLKKNSVALDIVDFGEEDDGKPEKLEALLSAVNNNESSHIVHVPPGPNALSDVLISTPVFTGDGEGGSGFAVAAAAATAAANGGSGYDFGVDPNIDPELALALRVSMEEERARQEAAAKRASEEAGGKGGEPSSKSEDATMTDQANVSSPNEDKKHTDNMVDENDLLKEALAMSMNVSGTGHSAGDTEMSEATSADQELALALQMSMQESAGEPSSQTDASKVLEDQSFISSILESLPGVDPNDPSVKDLLASLKNQSEQKDKEEPSNKDK; encoded by the exons ATGGTTCTCGAG GCGACTATGATCTGCGTCGACAATTCCGAATGGATGCGAAATGGCGATTACTCTCCCTCCCGATTGCAGGCTCAAGCTGACGCCATTAATCTCATCTGTGGTGCCAAAACCCag GCTAATCCGGAGAATACAGTTGGGGTATTGACAATGGCGGGCAAAGGGGTTCGGGTTTTGGCTACTCCAACCTCTGATCTTGGCAGGATTTTGGCTTGCATGCATG GTCTGGAGATGGGAGGTGAGATGAACATAGCAGCTGCAATCCAGGTAGCACAGCTGGCTCTTAAGCATCgtcaaaacaaaaatcaacaaCAGCGGATTATTGTTTTTGCTGGAAG TCCTGTTAAATTTGAAAAGAAGTTGTTGGAATCGATAGGgaagaaattgaaaaagaacAGTGTTGCTCTTGACATTGTTGATTTTGGTGAAGAGGATGATGGGAAGCCAGAGAAGCTGGAGGCCCTTCTGTCTGCTGTTAATAATAATGAAAGCAGTCATATAGTACACGTCCCTCCTGGTCCAAATGCTCTCTCGGATGTTCTTATAAG TACACCTGTATTTACTGGTGACGGAGAAGGAGGAAGTGGTTTTGCAGTGGCGGCGGCAGCAGCAACTGCTGCTGCTAATGGTGGCTCTGGGTATGACTTTGGAGTTGATCCCAACATTGATCCTGAGCTGGCTCTCGCCCTTAGAGTTTCTATGGAAGAGGAAAGGGCTAGGCAAGAAGCTGCTGCCAAAAGAGCTTCTGAAGAAGCTGGTGGGAAAGGAGGGGAACCGTCATCCAAATCAGAAGATGCAACCATGACAGATCAAGCTAATGTTTCTTCTCCCAATGAGGATAAGAAACATACTGATAATATG GTTGATGAGAATGACTTGCTGAAGGAGGCTCTTGCAATGTCAATGAATGTCTCTGGAACTGGTCATTCAGCAGGTGATACTGAGATGTCCGAAGCAACTAGTGCGGATCAGGAGTTGGCATTAG CTCTTCAAATGTCGATGCAGGAAAGTGCAGGAGAGCCATCCTCCCAGACCGATGCGAGCAAGGTGTTGGAGGATCAGTCTTTTATATCATCTATCCTTGAATCT CTTCCAGGAGTTGACCCCAACGATCCTTCAGTGAAAGATCTTCTTGCATCTCTGAAGAATCAGTCTGAG CAGAAGGACAAAGAAGAACCATCGAACAAGGACAAATGA
- the LOC126620608 gene encoding actin-depolymerizing factor 5-like yields MARQHSEDSAFRISAQQRAQAKGKAKIPFQISATMAMAFKMATTGMWVTDECKNSFMEMKWKKVHRYIVFKIDEESRLVTVDKVGGPGENYDDLAASLPKDDCRYAVFDFDFVTVDNCRKSKLFFIAWSPSESRIRAKILYATSKAGLRRVLDGISYELQATDPTEMGMDVIKDRAK; encoded by the exons ATGGCAAGGCAACACTCTGAGGACTCAGCCTTCAGAATCTCAGCACAGCAGAGAGCACaagcaaaaggaaaagcaaAAATCCCCTTTCAAATTTCGGCAACCATGGCAATGGCTTTCAAGATG GCTACAACTGGGATGTGGGTGACTGATGAATGCAAGAACTCGTTCATGGAGATGAAATGGAAGAAGGTTCACAGATACATTGTTTTCAAGATCGATGAGGAATCGAGGCTGGTGACCGTTGATAAAGTTGGTGGGCCAGGGGAAAACTATGATGATCTGGCAGCCTCCTTGCCCAAAGATGATTGCAGATATGCAgtctttgattttgattttgtcaCTGTTGATAACTGCAGGAAGAGCAAACTCTTCTTCATTGCTTG GTCACCAAGTGAATCAAGGATTAGAGCCAAAATTCTATATGCAACCTCCAAAGCTGGGCTGAGGAGAGTTTTAGATGGCATCAGCTATGAACTTCAGGCGACCGATCCGACCGAGATGGGGATGGATGTGATCAAGGACAGGGCTAAATAA